Proteins encoded in a region of the Bombyx mori chromosome 23, ASM3026992v2 genome:
- the LOC101746217 gene encoding HIG1 domain family member 2A, mitochondrial has product MSTEPEPTDLHWVQLRKEMGASHHVETTREKFHRKFTENPFVPLGCLATAGALSMGLWSFRTGKTRLSQQMMRVRILAQGLTIAALVIGVVITTGKSSK; this is encoded by the exons ATGTCAACTGAACCAGAACCAACGGATTTACATTGGGTGCAACTGCGCAAGGAAATGGGAGCATCTCACCATGTAGAAACGACAAGAGAAAAATTTCATAGAAAATTTACAGAGAATCCGTTTGTTCCTCTAG GTTGTTTAGCAACAGCTGGAGCTTTATCCATGGGTCTTTGGAGTTTTAGAACTGGAAAGACAAGACTCTCTCAGCAAATGATGAGAGTGAGAATTCTTGCACAAGGGCTTACCATTGCTGCTTTAGTTATTGGTGTAGTAATCACCACAggaaaatcttcaaaataa